The Fuerstiella sp. genome includes a window with the following:
- a CDS encoding WXG100 family type VII secretion target, translating into MTQAIVDPAELRRFAQALRHFNEELNNRSAAIGGQLNTLSQTWRDQEHLKFTEDFRQSMKAVGRFVEMNEAYIPFLVRKAQLIEEYLQQQ; encoded by the coding sequence ATGACTCAGGCGATTGTTGATCCCGCAGAATTGCGCCGGTTTGCTCAGGCTTTGAGACATTTTAACGAAGAGCTCAATAACCGGTCTGCCGCAATCGGTGGTCAATTGAATACGTTGTCTCAGACGTGGCGAGATCAGGAACACCTCAAATTCACCGAAGATTTCCGACAGAGCATGAAAGCCGTAGGACGTTTCGTAGAAATGAATGAAGCCTACATTCCTTTTCTGGTCCGCAAGGCTCAGCTCATTGAAGAATATCTGCAGCAGCAATAG